One Punica granatum isolate Tunisia-2019 chromosome 3, ASM765513v2, whole genome shotgun sequence genomic window carries:
- the LOC116199640 gene encoding protein ENHANCED DISEASE RESISTANCE 2-like isoform X3 — translation MMGMYTSFDFIVGWMRQRKEKLHVLQLGKLKSGWKLLTSPSNRFYKLCDEIITCMSFPAVYELSRGGSARDKLNVETEINLAGHRPRVRRYAHELKRLIRIGQGPETLLRRSSTLGNGYFQSNAGDVIEANDWKCVRTINGTRILEDVSDSKAGKSALVKAVAVIEASADTIFEMILNLERHHRYEWDTFSGDLELIDSYDGHYDVVYGTFDPKYLTRWTSKKDFIFSRQWFRAQDGTYTIMQLPAIHKKRPPRSGYKRITVNPSTWEIRAINTPMGMNTAKCLVTHMLEINSVGWCRWKNDHCSKFEKTVPYALLCQVSGLKEYVEANPVLKSEAAAAFSQVKVSDLSSSNSDYEDINGEDEFYDAVSADSSSSEGSDDEETDEKVKKVRLKNVSWAIAGLALKKLSGTDARNELDRCVAPISIDLSNFRGSLARGKDDSDKDCWSSPSGDGFAIRGKDYLRDNTKVKGSNPLLQLIAVDWLKVDGKLDNVALHPKCLVQSEAGKKLPFILVINLQVPAKPNYSLVCYFAADRPVSKKSLLAKFVNGTDAFRDARFKLIPSIIEGYWMVKRAVGTKACLLGKAVTCNYLRQDNFLEIDVDIGSSSVARSVIGLVLGYVTSIVVDLAILIEAKEETELPEYILGTVRLNRLKPESAVQFGV, via the exons ATGATGGG GATGTATACGTCATTCGATTTTATAGTCGGCTGGATGAGACAAAGAAAGGAGAA ATTGCATGTGCTACAGCTGGGGAAGCTCAAAAGTGGATGGAAGCTTTTGACCTCGCCAAGCAACAGGTTCTACAAGCTGTGTGATGAGATTATTACATGCATGAGTTTTCCA GCTGTCTACGAGCTTTCAAGGGGTGGTAGTGCCAGAGACAAATTGAATGTGGAGACAGA GATCAACCTAGCTGGGCATCGGCCTAGAGTGAGGCGTTATGCCCATGAGTTAAAGAGACTCATCAGAATTGGGCAAG GTCCAGAGACTCTCTTGCGGCGTTCCTCCACTTTAGGTAATGGTTATTTTCAGAGCAATGCAGGAGATGTGATTGAAGCCAATGACTGGAAATGTGTCCGTACCATTAATG GAACCAGAATCCTTGAGGATGTTTCTGATTCAAAG GCTGGAAAAAGTGCGCTTGTGAAGGCTGTTGCAGTGATTGAGGCCAGTGCAGATACTATTTTTGAAATGATACTGAACCTCGAGCGGCATCATAGATATGA GTGGGACACTTTCAGTGGTGATTTGGAGCTCATAGATTCTTATGATGGTCACTACGATGTTGTGTACGGGACATTTGATCCAAAATATCTTACTAG ATGGACTTCAAAAAAAGATTTCATCTTCTCAAGGCAGTGGTTTCGTGCACAGGATGGGACGTACA CAATAATGCAACTTCCGGCAATACACAAGAAAAGGCCTCCAAGATCAGGATATAAGCGCATCACAGTTAACC CCTCCACATGGGAGATTAGGGCTATAAACACGCCAATGGGCATGAATACAGCCAAATGTCTGGTGACACATATGTTGGAAATAAATTCAGTTGGGTGGTGTAGATGGAAGAATGATCATTGCTCAAAGTTTGAGAAGACTGTACCTTATGCCTTGCTGTGCCAAGTCTCTG GCCTGAAGGAGTATGTTGAAGCTAACCCTGTACTCAAGTCAGAAGCTGCTGCGGCCTTCTCCCAAGTAAAAGTCTCAGATTTGTCGAGTTCTAACAGTGACTATGAGGATATAAATGGAGAGGATGAGTTCTATGATGCCGTGTCTGCTGACTCTTCATCATCAGAAGGAAGTGATGATGAAGAAACTGACGAGAAG GTTAAGAAGGTGAGACTGAAGAATGTGTCGTGGGCTATAGCAGGCTTGGCTTTGAAGAAGTTATCAG GAACAGATGCACGTAACGAACTCGACCGATGTGTAGCTCCCATCAGCATTGATCTGAGCAACTTCCGTGGTTCCTTAGCCAGAGGGAAGGATGATTCTGACAAAGACTGCTGGAGTTCTCCTAGTGGTGATGGATTCGCGATACGAGGAAAAGATTACTTAAGAGATAACACGAAG GTGAAGGGAAGCAACCCTCTTCTTCAACTGATTGCGGTTGACTGGTTGAAAGTGGATGGGAAACTCGATAATGTTGCGCTGCATCCTAAATGTCTTGTACAG TCCGAAGCTGGGAAAAAGCTTCCTTTCATTCTTGTCATCAACCTTCAG GTTCCAGCAAAACCAAACTACAGTTTGGTCTGTTATTTTGCTGCTGATAGGCCCGTAAGTAAGAAATCGTTGTTGGCTAAATTTGTCAACGGAACAGACGCATTTCGGGATGCAAGATTCAAATTGATACCTAGTATAATCGAG GGATATTGGATGGTGAAGCGAGCGGTTGGAACGAAAGCTTGCCTCCTCGGGAAAGCTGTAACCTGCAATTACCTTAGACAGGACAACTTTCTGGAg ATCGATGTGGATATCGGATCATCTTCGGTAGCGAGGAGCGTCATCGGTCTTGTACTTGGATACGTGACGAGTATAGTTGTTGATCTTGCAATTCTTATAGAG GCAAAGGAAGAGACTGAATTACCTGAGTACATTCTTGGAACTGTCCGGCTAAACCGTTTGAAGCCTGAGTCCGCTGTACAGTTTGGAGTTTGA
- the LOC116199639 gene encoding ATPase 8, plasma membrane-type produces MASGDISLEEIKNENVDLERIPVDEVFEQLKCSREGLTTEEGQKRLQIFGPNKLEEKKESKLLKFLGFMWNPLSWVMECAAIMAIVLANGGGEPPDWQDFVGIVTLLIINSTISFIEENNAGNAAAALMAGLAPKTKVLRDGKWSEQEAAILVPGDVISIKLGDIVPADARLLEGDPLKIDQAALTGESLPVTKHPGSEVFSGSTCKQGEIEAVVIATGVHTFFGKAAHLVDSTNQVGHFQKVLTAIGNFCICSIAVGMLIEIVVMYPIQHRKYRDGIDNLLVLLIGGIPIAMPTVLSVTMAIGSHRLSEQGAITKRMTAIEEMAGMDVLCSDKTGTLTLNKLTVDKNLIEVFVKDLDKDGVLLLAAQASRVENQDAIDASIVGMLGDPKEARAGIKEVHFFPFNPVDKRTAITYIDSNGDWHRASKGAPEQIIELCDLKGELKKKVHSLIDNFAERGLRSLAVARQTVPEKTKESAGGPWEFVGLLSLFDPPRHDSAETIRRALDLGVNVKMITGDQLAIGKETGRRLGMGTNMYPSSTLLGDSKDESIAGIPVDELIEKADGFAGVFPEHKYEIVKKLQERKHICGMTGDGVNDAPALKKADIGIAVADATDAARSASDIVLTEPGLSVIVSAVLTSRAIFQRMKNYTIYAVSITIRIVLGFMLVALIWEFDFSPFMVLIIAILNDGTIMTISKDRVKPSPIPDSWKLKEIFATGIVIGAYQAIMTVVFFYLAHDTDFFADAFGVKSIKGSPEELNAALYLQVSIISQALIFVTRSRSWSFLERPGLLLMGAFVAAQLVATLIAVYANWAFAHMKGIGWGWAGAVWIFSIVTYFPLDVLKFIIRYALSGKAWNNLLENKTAFTTKKDYGRGEREAQWALAQRTLHGLQPPEALFNDKNNNYRELSEIAEQAKRRAEVARLRELHTLKGHVESVVKLKGLDIETIQQHYTV; encoded by the exons ATGGCCTCTGGTGACATTTCCCTGGAGGAGATCAAGAACGAGAACGTCGACCTC GAGAGGATCCCTGTCGACGAGGTCTTCGAGCAGCTGAAATGTTCGAGGGAGGGTCTAACGACTGAAGAAGGCCAGAAAAGGCTCCAAATCTTTGGCCCCAACAAGCTTGAGGAGAAAAAg GAGAGCAAGCTCCTGAAGTTTTTGGGGTTCATGTGGAACCCTCTCTCATGGGTCATGGAGTGTGCAGCCATCATGGCCATTGTTTTGGCCAATGGAGGG GGTGAGCCTCCGGACTGGCAAGACTTTGTTGGTATTGTCACGTTGCTTATCATCAACTCGACTATCAGTTTCATTGAAGAGAACAACGCCGGCAACGCCGCGGCCGCTCTGATGGCTGGACTTGCCCCCAAAACCaag GTCCTGAGAGATGGCAAGTGGAGCGAGCAGGAGGCAGCGATCCTTGTCCCAGGAGACGTCATTAGCATCAAGCTCGGAGACATTGTCCCGGCTGATGCTCGTCTCTTGGAAGGTGATCCCCTCAAGATCGACCAGGCTGCACTCACTGGTGAATCCTTGCCCGTGACCAAGCACCCTGGCAGTGAGGTGTTCTCTGGTTCCACCTGCAAGCAGGGTGAGATCGAGGCCGTCGTCATTGCCACTGGGGTTCACACCTTCTTTGGCAAGGCTGCACACCTCGTCGATAGCACCAACCAAGTTGGTCACTTCCAGAAG GTGTTGACGGCCATCGGTAACTTCTGCATCTGCTCGATTGCGGTGGGTATGTTGATTGAGATAGTGGTGATGTACCCAATTCAGCACCGGAAGTACAGGGACGGGATTGACAACCTGCTTGTGCTCCTTATCGGCGGTATCCCAATTGCCATGCCAACTGTCCTGTCAGTCACCATGGCCATCGGATCCCACCGCCTCTCGGAGCAAGGTGCTATCACTAAGAGGATGACCGCCATTGAAGAAATGGCTGGTATGGACGTCCTCTGCAGTGACAAGACCGGCACCCTCACTCTCAACAAGCTCACCGTCGACAAGAACCTCATTGAG GTGTTCGTGAAGGACTTGGACAAGGACGGAGTTCTCCTGCTGGCTGCTCAGGCATCTCGGGTTGAGAACCAGGACGCCATCGACGCTTCAATCGTTGGAATGTTGGGTGATCCCAAGGAG GCAAGGGCTGGAATTAAAGAGGTTCATTTCTTCCCTTTCAATCCAGTCGATAAGCGTACTGCAATCACCTACATTGACAGCAATGGCGATTGGCACCGCGCCAGCAAGGGTGCTCCTGAGCAG ATCATCGAGCTCTGTGATCTCAAGGGAGAACTCAAGAAGAAAGTCCACAGTTTAATCGATAACTTTGCTGAGCGAGGTCTTCGGTCCTTGGCAGTTGCCCGACAG ACGGTCCCGGAGAAGACCAAGGAGTCTGCAGGCGGGCCATGGGAATTTGTGGGCCTCCTTTCCCTCTTTGACCCTCCCAGGCACGACAGTGCAGAGACCATCCGCCGGGCTCTCGACCTCGGTGTCAATGTTAAGATGATCACCGGCGATCAACTTGCTATTGGCAAGGAAACCGGAAGGAGGCTGGGAATGGGCACCAACATGTACCCATCTTCAACCCTTCTTGGAGACAGCAAGGACGAGTCAATTGCTGGCATTCCTGTTGATGAGCTTATTGAGAAGGCCGATGGATTTGCCGGAGTCTTCCCTG AGCACAAGTACGAGATCGTGAAGAAGTTGCAGGAGAGGAAACACATATGCGGAATGACTGGAGATGGTGTGAACGACGCCCCGGCACTTAAGAAGGCAGATATCGGTATTGCAGTCGCTGACGCAACCGATGCAGCCAGGAGCGCCTCAGACATTGTGCTAACTGAGCCTGGATTGAGCGTGATTGTGAGCGCTGTCCTGACCTCCCGTGCAATCTTCCAGAGGATGAAGAACTACACTATCTATGCAGTCTCGATCACGATACGTATCGTGCTTGGATTTATGCTAGTGGCCCTCATCTGGGAGTTCGACTTCTCACCCTTCATGGTCCTCATCATCGCAATCCTCAATGACGGGACCATCATGACCATCTCCAAGGATCGCGTCAAGCCCTCCCCCATCCCAGACTCATGGAAGCTCAAGGAGATCTTTGCTACCGGGATTGTCATCGGTGCATACCAGGCTATTATGACAGTAGTCTTCTTCTACCTTGCTCATGACACCGACTTCTTCGCT GATGCATTCGGTGTGAAATCAATCAAGGGCAGTCCAGAGGAGCTCAACGCGGCTCTTTACCTCCAAGTTAGCATCATCAGCCAGGCACTCATCTTTGTCACCCGATCCCGGAGCTGGTCCTTCTTGGAGCGCCCGGGTCTCCTGCTCATGGGAGCTTTCGTTGCTGCCCAACTG GTGGCCACATTGATCGCTGTTTATGCCAACTGGGCATTCGCTCATATGAAAGGAATCGGGTGGGGATGGGCCGGAGCAGTCTGGATCTTTAGCATTGTCACTTACTTCCCTCTCGATGTCCTCAAGTTCATCATTCGCTACGCTCTGAGTGGAAAGGCATGGAACAATCTCTTGGAGAACAAG ACTGCCTTCACGACAAAGAAGGACTACGGCAGAGGAGAGAGGGAGGCCCAGTGGGCTCTTGCGCAGCGTACCCTCCACGGACTTCAGCCCCCCGAGGCTCTCTTCAATGACAAGAATAACAACTACAGAGAGCTGTCCGAGATCGCTGAGCAGGCCAAGAGACGTGCTGAAGTTGCCAG GCTGAGGGAGCTGCACACTTTGAAGGGACATGTGGAGTCAGTGGTGAAGTTGAAGGGTCTGGACATTGAGACCATTCAGCAGCACTACACTGTCTAA
- the LOC116201964 gene encoding 60S ribosomal protein L39, whose protein sequence is MPSHKTFRIKKKLAKKMRQNRPIPHWIRMRTDNTIRYNAKRRHWRRTKLGF, encoded by the exons ATG CCGTCGCACAAGACATTCAGGATCAAGAAGAAGCTCGCGAAGAAGATGAGGCAGAACAGGCCGATCCCCCACTGGATCCGTATGAGGACTGACAACACCATCAG GTACAACGCGAAGCGCAGGCACTGGCGCCGCACCAAGCTAGGGTTCTAA